The following are encoded in a window of Mustelus asterias chromosome 11, sMusAst1.hap1.1, whole genome shotgun sequence genomic DNA:
- the cisd1 gene encoding CDGSH iron-sulfur domain-containing protein 1 yields the protein MGSSSTVKEWAAAISLTIGAAAVGYLAYRTLYSRDKCRKSLVNLDIQKDTPKVVHAFDVEDLGDKAVYCRCWRSKQFPMCDGSHTKHNEETGDNVGPLIIKKREA from the exons ATGGGGAGTAGCTCTACTGTTAAAG AATGGGCTGCAGCGATTTCACTGACAATTGGAGCAGCTGCTGTTGGTTATCTCGCCTACAGAACTTTATACTCCAGGGACAAGTGCCGTAAATCATTGGTTAACCTAGACATCCAGAAGGATACCCCTAAAGTAGTGCATGCATTTGATGTTGAAGACCTGGGAGATAAAGCTGTGTATTGTAGATGCTGGCGATCTAAACAG TTCCCAATGTGTGATGGTTCTCACACCAAACACAATGAAGAAACTGGAGACAATGTAGGGCCACTGATAATCAAAAAACGAGAGGCCTGA